The DNA region acatgctgaggctaattggagttgctaaattgcccgtaggtgtgcatgtgtgagtgaatggtgtgtgagtgtgccctgcgatgggctggccccccatcctgggttgttccctgcctcgtgtccattgcttccgggatggactccggacctcccgcgacccagtaggataagcggtttggaaaatggatggatggatgctgaaatTCTGGAGGGGGCAGTTGTGAAATTTTTCTGAAACTTTTTCTTAGAACAGACCAAACAGCCATGGACAGTATAATATTCAGAAAATATGGTGCATGGCTCTACAGAATCACATTTTAACTTCTTCATTTCCATTAGGTGTTTGTATTTGTAAACGTTATGTACCCCCTGGGATAAATAAATTACTACAATTGTATTTTAAATTGTTCCTGCTGTGTAAGCAGCAGTCATGTCCCACGGCAGAATAAAACATATTACCCATGATTTATGTTAAATATGGAGTTAATAGCTGAGATTCCCTGAGGTAAGTGAGGTAAGTgtttactgccccccccccccccccccccggactggCCAGGTTTTTCACTTGATTCAAAGAATTGCGAAATTACCAGAGATGCACACTCATGTCACGTTATTACTGACTCACCTTTGAAGATCGTGTTTATTATTTTGTCTAGCGAGCGGCGTGGAGGATGTGTCATAGACCACGTGACTACAACTGCCGGGATACGTGTTTCACGTGCTGAAGCCGGAATTGCAACTATATTTCTACCAAAATTCCCAATGTAGTCGATTCtggtttatggggggggggggggggggggatctccaACACAGAAAGCATTCATAAAAGAAACATGCAGCCAGTCGAGtctacagatagcagaggacTGCGAAGCAAAATGGATGCAAGAGCGTTAATATCGATGCTGTTCTTCAGCTCACTGTCAACAGGTAAAGTGACTTCTCTACTTTATAACATGGattataatttttatataaTGATCCCACACAGCTATTGATAACATATTTATAACACAGACTGACTGGTTTTCACCAAGACATCGGAAgagtaaaaataataaataaatacaacagaattctgtatttacatttttgtgtgAGAGATGAGGATTCGCATGTTTATACGTATAAGAAAGTGTTTTACTTTTCCACTGCACTTTTGAAGATTTGAGCAGTGATAGACAGCCTTCAGTATTGTTCAGCAAATTCAACAATCGTTTAATAGACAGATGGTCTCTAGATTGCAAGAATGGTTTTCTTACCAACAAAACTATGCTAACCGTAACCGTAGTGGATTTAATAACATCTATTATGGAGTAAGCATCGAGGTAGGTTTGAGGACAGCGGATAACTTTCGGACAATTGTTATGAAAAAATAAAGATTATAtatttgagtttttaaaatgcaaagaGAGACAAGTTAGATGTCTTTACTCCCCTATATACTGCTCCCGTTTCAGATACATTCTGCGATCTATGTGCGGGTTTGGATTATTATGTCTCGGGATATGTTATCTCTTGTTCTATGTTCTGTCAAGAAAATGTTTCCTGGTCGTCTAACCGAATATGTAGAAACATACAAAAGTGAAATTGTATTCAGTTAGCAAATCGTGTCATATATTATCTTGCATAATGGCTAAGGGTACTTTTTCTCTCCCCAACCAGGCTTTTCGACTGAAATAAGTGCAGAGGGGGATACCAGCGCTGCCTTTGGAGAAGATGCATCTTTTTCCTGTCACCTTTCGGACCCTAAAGGAGTTTCTCAAGTCACGTGGCAGGCAGTGAAAAACAACGTGTTGCATGACCTGGCTACGTACAGTACACgatttggggaaaatgtgaAGAAATCAAATATAGTTTTCTCCGAGGCGTTGCTCAACTCGACCTCAATTACCGTGAAGCGTGTCTCCATGGCAGACGAATGCTGTTACGTCTGCACCTTCCACGTCTATCCCAGTGGATCTGTGAGGGAGAAGATGTGTTTGACCGTCTACGGTATTTGAAGTTCTATTTCATTACAGTAGTCTCACATATAATTCATTATATGCAACTGAAGTTCAAAATGGACTTGATCTTGAGCGGGGTTTGCATATTCGACCCCAAGGGTGTAACTATCGATTGAACTTTTGGGGGAGTGGTTCCCATCCATTCACCACGGCAATCTGGTTAATTATTTGGGGGGAGGGTTGTACTGGCCGCCAATTTACACCCATGGTTTTCCATGTGTCACACGGATTTTCTCTGGGAACTACGGTTcctcctccccccatcccaaagtCATGCAATTATACTAACTGGTATGTCTAAATTGATATATGAGTTTGTATTTGATCCGCTCCGAACTGACACCTATACAGGGTATGGCCCTTTATTGTACCCTGTCTGGGAAAGGCTCCTGCTCTAGCCACGATCTCTGTAATAAATTACTAAGGAATGGAACTGAGAAAGTGCACGAAATCAGTTCATCATTAGATAAAATGTTGGAAAActatataaattatttataaatgcAGGTTGCAGTTTGACTACACTTGAATCGTGCAGGTCTTGAGGGTTTCGCATCTTTTCTCCTAAGGAATATCCGACATGTCAACGAATCTGATTCCTATTAACAAGGAAACGCCGCAAGACGCGGTTGTGATCAGCTGCTCGGCCACGGGTAAACCAGCTCCGGAGGTAACATGGAGCAGATCCGACTGGCAGGTGGAAAAATGGGTGGTCCACAACGAGGACGGCACCGCCACCGTGTCAATCAACCGGACACTCGATAAGTCCGATCTTAAAGACGAATACGTGGACTGCGTGGCTGGCTCCAGATTTGAACGTATCTACCTTTTCAATAGCACGATTTTGCCAAGCCAAGGTGAGATCCATAAAGGTGATTTGTTTCATATTATCGCTGgcttaaatgtattttattacgCTCGAAAAACAAGACCATGCGATTAAACGTAACTTAGATGATTACGCTAGCTGTCACTGGGACATTTCTTGGGGTTGTGTCACTCTAGAAATACATAGGTACTTTCCTGGACCTTCGTTCCTGTAAATGACTCATGTGATTTACAGTGCGTGAAGCCTTATCTTAAATTGGGGATTTCGTGAAGTCATACGGCGAGTTTTATATGTAACAACATATATCGGACTCACTCTTAAAAGTGAAACCAAAATACGCAAACCGGAATCTATAGGAAGCTGAATTAATTTGTACGTTCGTGTTTGCTTCGCAGATTTTAGCTATCATCCTGGAGCGGTGGCTGGAGTCCTGACGATTCTGGTTTTAGTGGTCCTGCTTGCACTGTTAATAAAGTATGGTGCAAACCGGGAAAAAGGCAAGTATGTTACGAGTGACACGTTGTTTAACGCTGAACGATCGTGTGCCCACATCTTACTCTCGGGCATGTACACCTTGATTGCACTTATAATGTCTAGTCCCTCCACGTTTGTCATGTATCTGATTTCTTTCCTTATAGGCTGTGCAAGAAGCTTTATACAGCGATGCCATTGCTACTCTATGGTGGCAAGTGAAAGGGAGAGCCAAGCCGCGGAGCGATGTCTGCCCACCTCCTCATGCCTTTCTGTATAGCAGAGGGGGCTCACATCGCGTGTGATAGAAGTTATCGCGATGCGCTTCCTTTCAGGGATTGAGACCCTTAATGCCAGTGTACCTGAAAAGGGGGCAAGTTAGGACGATTCCAAAGGCctatgggtcgcggggggtccggagcctatcccggaagcaatgggcacgaggatcTAAAGGCCTATGGATATAATAATAACTGAATTAGCctgctttgccccccccccccccccctttttagtATGCGTTCATATGGCCCAAAACCTCCAAATGCTGACATTGTACCTGAACATAAAAGTGCTACCTCAGTAAGAGTGACGATGCAAGAAGGCATCAACTGAGAAGTCCCACATGGGCAAACGAAGACAGAAAATCCAGGAACAGCCCCACATCGTTAATAGGTACTGATAGGCCTATCAGGAGCTGTCATTGTGGTTTCCCGTTGGCTAAATGCTACTGGGAAGAATCATTATCATTGTTTACCGTGCAATTTGTGTTTTCGCATGTTCGAATGTTTTTCTGAAAACTATACCGTGTCAATGTTTTTAGTCAAAACTAAGCTATCGCAGATGTGCTATTTTTAAACGTTATATGAATAATGCAAATGGGCTTTTAAAATGATTTGCTTCATTTATTGACCAATAGATTCGACTGTAAACTTAAATGTTTACttatttttaacaatttatttaTTACAAATTTGCTGGGTTGGTTTAATGACCTTGCAGTGTTTCCTGTTACAATTCCTTGCTTCAATGTAACTTTAATATACACTGTCAGACAAAAGGGTCCAATCTTGGCACAGTTTGCTACCCCAAGACACAGACAATGTTAATGTACCCAAAATGGGACAAAAATATTCCTCAGagttcatttctgtaccttaaaaggtacctacagctagggtacaaaTGACAATCCATTGAggatacagccccagtgacaagtaattgtacccttagagattggtacttttttctgacagtgtatgtgACATGtacctgaaatgtttttttgcaCACAAGCAAAGATAAGGCACTTTATAAAACCATGTCTGGTTTCGTTCGTGAATCTGAAAATAACTCTACCTTGTAGCCAATGTGTGTTTTATGGCTTTACACTGTTCCTTTGACAATTTCATTATCAGTGTTTgtattaataatatattatattgtattccaGATAACTTATTGGCATTTAGATATGGAATGTATATCAGTGTATCAGTgttcatattaaataaattgTGACTTTTGTTTCACGACTGCTTTGTATATATTTGGCCTGGGCAAATTATGAGTTTTCCTTTTGAGTTGCGGTCATGAATTGATGAAACCTCGTGTCTTCACTAATGCAAATGAGCTACCTCGCACGTGTGCACGGCAGTGAAACCTACATCtcttttaaatgaattatgAATATGAAATCCTAGCACTAACGTCATTCTCTCGGTCTTCAAAGCTCCTGAATAAGACGGCATGTATTTATGAGATTAAGAACAACTTAAAGACTGGATTTTTAAAAGCCCAATCATTCTGCCTGCAGCCATCAATGGCTATAATCTAAAAATATGTCAATTGCAACATGCTGATTTAGGAATTGTAATAGAAGTGAATACATCACAGACATGATATAGTTTACTTTGATGCGAATTGCAAAATCATGTCTGGAGGTTAATAGTAgcagaattttaaaatataacccttaaaccagtgtttcccaacccagtccttgggtaaccccggacagtccatgtttttgcttcctctcagctcccagtgcacctgtaccaggaattcagtgttcctgattggctgtgagctgggagggagcaaaaacatggattgtcaggggttccccgaggactgggttgggaaacactgccttgaACCATGAGCTAAAATTTGAATATGTAAGTTGTTGTCACATTGTTGACTGTCATCCATAAGTCATTTCATTTAGTGGAAAATTTTGTTAGGTTTTTATAAGTAGCTGCAATGGTAGGGCTTATTTTGCACAGATCCACAGCTGTACACATAAATGCTTATTATgataatcaatactttattgatccccgtagggaaattgtctttacgcctcccacaacttgctcttttttcatagaggaaattgtctgcaaagggctgccacacgtagcggcacccagggagctgggggttaagggccttgttcaaggacctggaggttgggtttgaacctgcgaccttctgattacaggcacacaggcttagcccacagagccacacgccaTCATCCTTGAAAAAAAAGAGTCTCGACTTTGTTCCTGATCTTCTCGATAACTAGAAACTCCCCTGAATAAAATCAGTCAGAAGACACCAAATAATGAAACCAAAGCCACTCTTTTATTATATGAGGtgttgggtggcatggtggcgtAATAGTTAGCCGTGTTGTGTCCCTCCTGTGGCACCTGGGTTAGATTCTCTGCCCGTTTtccgtgtgtggagcttgcatgttctctccgtgtcgtcgtggggtttcctctgggttctctggttaatctgaagttaattggagttgccaaattgcccgtatgtgtgagtgtacccagTGATGGATAGATGTCCTATCCAGGGTTTTTTCTATGCCAAGCAGTtacagataatggatggatggagatcctctagttgcttggacccaccttgtGGACGTAGCGAGGAAGCACTACAACCCCCTCGAAATCAATGGGGCGCCTATGAATGAAGTGGTCACCTTTAACATATACCTGTGCGTCAACATCATAGAACACCTGACATGGACAATGCACTCCAGCGCAAAGACCACAGGAGAAAAGCTTGTGGAAAAGTTCTTTGGCCACTTAGGTGTGCCGGTGGAACGGCACAGTGACCAGCAGTGGAACGTTGTCATGGTCTGCAAGCTGCTGGACATTGTGAAACTGTTTATAGAAGTGTTCCCCTTTCAATACACTGCTTGTATTTATGTTTGTCacatctgccctcttctggtctggtggaataacaTTGCTATAGCTATTACTGCACCCACCCGCCAAGTAAACAAAGGTAATAATATAATACAGATTACATTAGCCAGACAGACTCTCTCGGACGTATGTGCATCATTACGCCATTGGGTGGCGATAGAGAGGGTATCTCTGTCTTTAACTGCACGGTCCGTAGTTAGTAGTTCACCAATGCCGTTCGTGAACGATATTAAAAGCTGAGCCATAAGTAGTTCATTGAATGAATTGAACGTGATAAATCGGATGACAAGGACATGCACGAAAATGTGCAGTTGCCGATATCTTTTTGCTCACTTAAAAATTCGTTCAAACAGAAAGAAGAGGTTAATGAGCGACCCAAGTAATATCAGTATACGGGACAGGGCGACCCTAGAAAACAACTGTTTTCATATCTGCATAATTGAGGAGTTCTTTTGTGCCCTGATTTTGAAAATATGCAACATTAAAGACGTgcaaattattaatttattaatacaaACGTCATAAAATTGTATAATTTAAAGCCATGTGCGATGTATATAAGAATTAAGCCCCGGGCAGGTGGGCGCTGTCGCAGCGGAATGGGCGGGCGTCCACGGTTAAAAGCCCAGCGGACCGGCGGTGCTGGTGCCGCTTTTCCGAGGCATGTCCTGCGTAAAGCCGCGGAGCGCCCAGCACAGTAAGtactgctcacttctgcttcctTTTGTTTTTACGGAAATCCCGACAATACATTTACGCATTCGGAGATACTTGGGAAATACTCGCCCCGTTTATACGCATCATTTAGACATATCACTGTAACGCACAAGGCACAATTGTTCGATCAGTTGCAGCAATTTCTCACCCAAGTTCTGTTATTAATCGGTGTTTGTCGATGTGCTGTGGGCTGTTTTCCCATTCAGCTGTTTCGCTGTGGCTTTACTCATATGCATGGCTCAGTTACGGACATATATAGGTGTAATAATGTACTTTATCTTAAAATGTCTTGTACTCACATTACCATATTTTTATTACTTTCTCCACTAAAACGACTTTATTTTAATTGTCCCAAAC from Brienomyrus brachyistius isolate T26 chromosome 1, BBRACH_0.4, whole genome shotgun sequence includes:
- the LOC125743133 gene encoding OX-2 membrane glycoprotein-like is translated as MQPVESTDSRGLRSKMDARALISMLFFSSLSTGFSTEISAEGDTSAAFGEDASFSCHLSDPKGVSQVTWQAVKNNVLHDLATYSTRFGENVKKSNIVFSEALLNSTSITVKRVSMADECCYVCTFHVYPSGSVREKMCLTVYGISDMSTNLIPINKETPQDAVVISCSATGKPAPEVTWSRSDWQVEKWVVHNEDGTATVSINRTLDKSDLKDEYVDCVAGSRFERIYLFNSTILPSQGEIHKDFSYHPGAVAGVLTILVLVVLLALLIKYGANREKGCARSFIQRCHCYSMVASERESQAAERCLPTSSCLSV